In one Bacillus thuringiensis genomic region, the following are encoded:
- a CDS encoding peptidoglycan D,D-transpeptidase FtsI family protein codes for MLHTRRWRFFAILSIVGLILLILLKINFISITIATSSAERGKIFDKNGVMLATNKKVKSLYCTSNDEKLSKQDTSNTLAFFNQFSSEFQHDISTENIKSQLQQSCKKQTMNDIPLYSDINENELAFINKNKPNNVIIKDEWIRYYPKHEIGSQVIGYVENDLNSKHMAVGKNGIELQYENDLKGKPGKTLIFKLNNKKFLWNIQKVQKGKDVRLALDSELQQKAEEALKSQIKKTPDAKAGYAIVSDAKTGAILTMANSVVFDPNILNTHVSSRKENIKSLSQNKAIQKLKYGESYVNMASTIKPLTILIGLNEKLFQPEDTYLDKGTFQYDNQNNITNAPETPTGEITPRQAIINSSNTFMTAKVALPLFNQNNGNIEKVAHIWTDYLMQFGLRSKTGIDLPFEEDGQYEFHPSNKFENGISALLNASWGGNEVHTPLQLAQYAATLASKGDKYKPQIVSAIIGQDGKETKKFKPILESSNRYPMNFWSVVQGGMSQNIEEIKKLPFDVAGKTGITGFPNEQARMINHSLFIAYAPTEDPQIAVSVVILGSNSEKNIAALVTSEILEYWNTLQKDNKNKEEGSFK; via the coding sequence ATGTTACATACAAGAAGATGGAGATTTTTTGCGATTCTTTCTATTGTAGGTTTGATTTTACTGATTTTATTAAAAATCAACTTCATTTCAATTACTATCGCAACTTCTTCAGCTGAAAGAGGAAAGATTTTTGATAAAAATGGTGTAATGCTCGCTACAAATAAGAAAGTTAAGTCTCTATATTGCACTTCTAATGATGAAAAGCTATCGAAACAAGATACATCAAACACATTAGCTTTTTTCAACCAATTTTCAAGCGAGTTTCAACATGATATTTCTACAGAGAACATAAAATCTCAATTACAACAATCTTGTAAAAAGCAGACTATGAATGATATACCGTTATACTCTGATATAAATGAGAATGAACTTGCATTCATAAACAAAAACAAACCCAATAATGTAATAATTAAAGATGAATGGATTCGATATTACCCTAAACACGAAATTGGTTCACAAGTAATTGGGTATGTAGAAAATGACCTTAATTCAAAGCATATGGCTGTTGGAAAAAACGGGATTGAGCTGCAATATGAAAATGATTTAAAAGGAAAACCAGGCAAAACTCTTATTTTTAAATTGAATAATAAAAAGTTCTTATGGAACATTCAAAAAGTACAAAAAGGAAAAGACGTGCGGCTAGCTTTAGACTCTGAGTTGCAGCAAAAGGCAGAAGAAGCATTAAAATCTCAAATTAAGAAAACACCTGATGCTAAAGCTGGTTATGCTATAGTGAGCGATGCAAAAACTGGCGCAATTTTAACTATGGCCAACTCGGTAGTTTTTGATCCAAATATATTAAATACACATGTATCTTCTAGAAAAGAAAACATTAAATCTCTTTCGCAAAATAAAGCAATTCAAAAATTAAAGTATGGTGAATCTTATGTAAATATGGCTTCTACTATAAAACCACTTACTATTTTAATTGGATTAAACGAAAAGCTTTTTCAACCAGAAGATACTTATTTAGATAAAGGTACTTTTCAGTATGATAATCAAAATAACATTACGAATGCGCCTGAAACACCAACAGGGGAGATTACACCGAGGCAGGCTATCATTAATTCATCTAACACATTTATGACAGCAAAAGTAGCTCTGCCCTTATTCAACCAAAATAATGGAAATATAGAAAAAGTGGCACATATATGGACAGATTATTTAATGCAATTCGGCCTACGTTCTAAAACTGGGATTGATTTACCCTTTGAAGAAGACGGACAATATGAATTCCATCCATCTAATAAATTTGAAAATGGGATTTCAGCATTATTAAATGCCTCTTGGGGAGGAAATGAAGTGCATACTCCTCTTCAACTCGCTCAATATGCAGCAACTTTGGCAAGTAAAGGCGACAAATATAAACCTCAAATCGTAAGTGCGATTATTGGTCAAGATGGTAAGGAAACCAAAAAGTTTAAACCCATTTTAGAAAGTTCAAATCGTTACCCGATGAACTTTTGGAGTGTCGTGCAAGGTGGGATGAGTCAAAATATAGAGGAAATTAAAAAGTTGCCCTTTGACGTCGCAGGTAAAACAGGTATTACAGGTTTTCCAAATGAGCAAGCAAGAATGATAAATCACTCTCTTTTCATTGCGTATGCTCCTACGGAAGATCCACAAATTGCCGTTTCTGTCGTTATCCTTGGTAGTAATTCAGAAAAAAACATTGCCGCTCTCGTTACATCAGAAATTTTAGAGTACTGGAATACTCTTCAAAAAGACAATAAAAACAAAGAGGAAGGTTCATTTAAGTGA